One Bombus pyrosoma isolate SC7728 linkage group LG11, ASM1482585v1, whole genome shotgun sequence DNA segment encodes these proteins:
- the LOC122572926 gene encoding odorant receptor 13a-like isoform X3 produces MTIPLCLSSHLNLIFNKEKVKDVLLFIKNDHNYYMNRPENKILQFYTTRGNKIVLYYLSYLYSTVLAFLLVPTRSLVIDLIVPSNHSKEKILPVIVDYGVDTQQYFYYVFIPAYIAIFVVAMVISTSYSAYMLYVQHACALFAIVSYQLRTMHILDTSSLINLKEHHLLEKYKNVKLSQEEKEKIFRKLLLCIEEHKNAIRYSNLVESLFAKFILAQMFFHIICLTIGGVGTVLNLGNTDEMTRFGSLALAQAIHIFILCLPGQRLLNHSEEVYVATCEVVWYMFPKKFHILYMLLIARTMIFSKITAFKMAVMSMETFLTIIQTTMSYFTMLLSTI; encoded by the exons ATGACAATCCCTCTCTGCTTGTCGTCGCATTTGaatctaatttttaacaaGGAGAAG gTCAAAGATGTACtcttattcattaaaaatgatCATAATTATTACATGAACCGTCCAGAAAATAagattcttcaattttataccACGCGAggaaacaaaattgtattatattatctcT CGTACCTTTATTCAACAGTTTTGGCTTTCTTGCTGGTACCAACCAGATCACTAGTAATTGATCTCATTGTACCTTCGAATCATTCCAAAGAGAAAATCTTACCAGTCATAGTCGATTATGGCGTGGATAcacaacaatatttttattatgtgtTTATACCTGCATATATAGCAATATTCGTGGTAGCTATGGTAATTTCTACTAGCTATAGCGCTTACATGTTATACGTCCAACATGCCTGTGCTTTGTTTGCAATTGTGAG TTATCAATTAAGAACTATGCACATTTTGGATACAAGTAGCTTAATAAACTTAAAGGAGCATCATTTACtcgaaaagtataaaaatgtcaaattatcacaggaggaaaaggagaagattTTTAGAAAACTATTACTTTGTATAGAAGAACATAAAAATGCAATAAG atACTCAAATCTCGTGGAATCATTGTTCGCTAAATTTATATTAGCTCAGATGTTTTTTCACATTATCTGTCTTACCATTGGTGGAGTTGGA ACTGTCTTGAATTTAGGTAATACGGACGAAATGACGCGATTTGGATCACTTGCATTGGCACaagctatacatatattcattcTTTGCCTTCCTGGACAAAGATTATTAAATCATAGTGAAGAAGTGTATGTCGCGac ATGTGAGGTAGTGTGGTATATGTTTCCtaaaaagtttcatattttatatatgttattaatcGCAAGGACAATGATATTCAGCAAAATAACAGCTTTCAAAATGGCGGTCATGTCAATGGAAACGTTTCTCACg attattCAAACCACAATGAGTTACTTCACTATGTTATTATCGACTATATAa
- the LOC122572919 gene encoding protein pellino isoform X2 yields the protein MVIRSDGGSSESPLLVEEGETVGAPHSPRSKHNHNHTHANPHRSHSYRHEKPKQLIKYGELVILGYNGFLPPGDRGRRRSKFVLFKRPVPNGVKRSKHYIVKTPHSSQAILNTKQHSISYTLSRTQAVIVEYTEDEGTDMFQVGRSSESPIDFVVMDTCAGGSDGSNEGRVAQSTISRFACRILADRSDPRIARIYAAGFDSSRNIFLGEKATKWQENREIDGLTTNGVLIMHPRGQFCGGEAQCGFWREVSVGGGVFSLRESRSAQQKGNVVEDENNILQDGTLIDLCGATLLWRSAEGLAKSPTKHDLEELVDAINAGRPQCPVGLNTLVIPRKAAADSAQQQPYVYLKCGHVQGLHDWGQEKDKATRRCPMCLVAGSVVKLSMGIEPAFYVDCGPPTYAFRPCGHMATEKTVKYWEKVAIPHGTNGYIAICPFCAVPLEGTPGYVKLIFQDNVD from the exons ATGGTGATACG aTCTGACGGTGGTAGCAGTGAAAGTCCATTACTTgtggaagaaggagaaacagTTGGTGCACCTCACAGTCCACGCAGCAAACATAATCACAATCATACACATGCTAATCCTCATAGGTCCCACAGTTACCGCCATGAAAAACCAAAACAGCTAATAAAATATGGAGAATTAGTTATTCTTGG ttacaATGGATTCCTTCCACCAGGGGATagaggaaggagaagaagTAAGTTCGTTTTGTTCAAAAGACCTGTACCAAATGGCGTGAAACGCAGTAAACATTACATCGTTAAAACACCTCATAGTTCGCAAGCTATTCTTAATACAAAACAGCATTCGATATCGTATACTCTTTCTCGAACACAAGCCGTTATCGTGGAGTATACCGAAGATGAAGGAACTGATATGTTTCAG gtTGGACGTTCTTCCGAATCTCCTATCGACTTTGTTGTTATGGACACATGTGCAGGCGGTAGTGACGGTTCGAACGAAGGACGCGTTGCTCAAAGTACAATTAGCAGGTTTGCCTGTCGAATTCTCGCCGATCGATCGGATCCTAGAATCGCCAGAATATATGCTGCAGGTTTTGATAGTtcaagaaatatctttttaggA GAAAAAGCAACAAAGTGGCAAGAAAATCGTGAGATTGATGGGCTCACAACAAATGGCGTTTTAATAATGCATCCGCGGGGTCAGTTTTGTGGCGGTGAAGCACAGTGTGGTTTTTGGAGAGAAGTCAGCGTAGGTGGAGGAGTTTTCTCGTTAAGGGAAAGTCGAAGTGCCCAACAAAAAGGAAATGTCGTAGAAGATGAGAACAATATTCTGCAAGATGGAACTTTGATCGACCTTTGCGGTGCCACGTTACTTTGGAGATCAGCGGAAGGTCTGGCAAAGTCGCCA ACAAAGCATGATTTAGAAGAACTAGTTGATGCTATAAATGCCGGAAGACCACAATGCCCCGTTGGTTTAAATACATTAGTTATACCACGTAAAGCAGCTGCAGATTCAGCACAACAACAACCATATGTCTATTTGAAATGTGGACATGTACAAGGTCTCCATGATTGGGGTCAAGAAAAAGACAAAGCCACTAGAAGGTGTCCAATGTGTCTAGTAGCCGGTTCAGTAGTTAAACTTTCTATGGGAATAGAACCTGCATTTTATGTGGATTGTGGCCCGCCTACTTATGCATTTAGGCCTTGTGGACACATGGCTACAGAAAAAACTGTCAA ATATTGGGAGAAAGTTGCAATTCCACATGGTACAAATGGTTATATTGCAATTTGTCCGTTTTGCGCAGTCCCTCTTGAAGGAACACCAGGATATGTAAAACTGATTTTCCAAGATAATGTAGATTGA
- the LOC122572926 gene encoding uncharacterized protein LOC122572926 isoform X1 — MTIPLCLSSHLNLIFNKEKVKDVLLFIKNDHNYYMNRPENKILQFYTTRGNKIVLYYLSYLYSTVLAFLLVPTRSLVIDLIVPSNHSKEKILPVIVDYGVDTQQYFYYVFIPAYIAIFVVAMVISTSYSAYMLYVQHACALFAIVSYQLRTMHILDTSSLINLKEHHLLEKYKNVKLSQEEKEKIFRKLLLCIEEHKNAIRYSNLVESLFAKFILAQMFFHIICLTIGGVGTVLNLGNTDEMTRFGSLALAQAIHIFILCLPGQRLLNHSEEVYVATCEVVWYMFPKKFHILYMLLIARTMIFSKITAFKMAVMSMETFLTVKISYYNSLDNRKSIRNFIIIYIFRLFKPQ; from the exons ATGACAATCCCTCTCTGCTTGTCGTCGCATTTGaatctaatttttaacaaGGAGAAG gTCAAAGATGTACtcttattcattaaaaatgatCATAATTATTACATGAACCGTCCAGAAAATAagattcttcaattttataccACGCGAggaaacaaaattgtattatattatctcT CGTACCTTTATTCAACAGTTTTGGCTTTCTTGCTGGTACCAACCAGATCACTAGTAATTGATCTCATTGTACCTTCGAATCATTCCAAAGAGAAAATCTTACCAGTCATAGTCGATTATGGCGTGGATAcacaacaatatttttattatgtgtTTATACCTGCATATATAGCAATATTCGTGGTAGCTATGGTAATTTCTACTAGCTATAGCGCTTACATGTTATACGTCCAACATGCCTGTGCTTTGTTTGCAATTGTGAG TTATCAATTAAGAACTATGCACATTTTGGATACAAGTAGCTTAATAAACTTAAAGGAGCATCATTTACtcgaaaagtataaaaatgtcaaattatcacaggaggaaaaggagaagattTTTAGAAAACTATTACTTTGTATAGAAGAACATAAAAATGCAATAAG atACTCAAATCTCGTGGAATCATTGTTCGCTAAATTTATATTAGCTCAGATGTTTTTTCACATTATCTGTCTTACCATTGGTGGAGTTGGA ACTGTCTTGAATTTAGGTAATACGGACGAAATGACGCGATTTGGATCACTTGCATTGGCACaagctatacatatattcattcTTTGCCTTCCTGGACAAAGATTATTAAATCATAGTGAAGAAGTGTATGTCGCGac ATGTGAGGTAGTGTGGTATATGTTTCCtaaaaagtttcatattttatatatgttattaatcGCAAGGACAATGATATTCAGCAAAATAACAGCTTTCAAAATGGCGGTCATGTCAATGGAAACGTTTCTCACggtaaaaatttcttattataacTCCTTAGATAATCGTAAAAGtatacgtaattttattattatttatattttcagattattCAAACCACAATGA
- the LOC122572926 gene encoding uncharacterized protein LOC122572926 isoform X2: MIEARGDFQKYVKDVLLFIKNDHNYYMNRPENKILQFYTTRGNKIVLYYLSYLYSTVLAFLLVPTRSLVIDLIVPSNHSKEKILPVIVDYGVDTQQYFYYVFIPAYIAIFVVAMVISTSYSAYMLYVQHACALFAIVSYQLRTMHILDTSSLINLKEHHLLEKYKNVKLSQEEKEKIFRKLLLCIEEHKNAIRYSNLVESLFAKFILAQMFFHIICLTIGGVGTVLNLGNTDEMTRFGSLALAQAIHIFILCLPGQRLLNHSEEVYVATCEVVWYMFPKKFHILYMLLIARTMIFSKITAFKMAVMSMETFLTVKISYYNSLDNRKSIRNFIIIYIFRLFKPQ, encoded by the exons ATGATCGAAGCACGAGGGgactttcaaaaatat gTCAAAGATGTACtcttattcattaaaaatgatCATAATTATTACATGAACCGTCCAGAAAATAagattcttcaattttataccACGCGAggaaacaaaattgtattatattatctcT CGTACCTTTATTCAACAGTTTTGGCTTTCTTGCTGGTACCAACCAGATCACTAGTAATTGATCTCATTGTACCTTCGAATCATTCCAAAGAGAAAATCTTACCAGTCATAGTCGATTATGGCGTGGATAcacaacaatatttttattatgtgtTTATACCTGCATATATAGCAATATTCGTGGTAGCTATGGTAATTTCTACTAGCTATAGCGCTTACATGTTATACGTCCAACATGCCTGTGCTTTGTTTGCAATTGTGAG TTATCAATTAAGAACTATGCACATTTTGGATACAAGTAGCTTAATAAACTTAAAGGAGCATCATTTACtcgaaaagtataaaaatgtcaaattatcacaggaggaaaaggagaagattTTTAGAAAACTATTACTTTGTATAGAAGAACATAAAAATGCAATAAG atACTCAAATCTCGTGGAATCATTGTTCGCTAAATTTATATTAGCTCAGATGTTTTTTCACATTATCTGTCTTACCATTGGTGGAGTTGGA ACTGTCTTGAATTTAGGTAATACGGACGAAATGACGCGATTTGGATCACTTGCATTGGCACaagctatacatatattcattcTTTGCCTTCCTGGACAAAGATTATTAAATCATAGTGAAGAAGTGTATGTCGCGac ATGTGAGGTAGTGTGGTATATGTTTCCtaaaaagtttcatattttatatatgttattaatcGCAAGGACAATGATATTCAGCAAAATAACAGCTTTCAAAATGGCGGTCATGTCAATGGAAACGTTTCTCACggtaaaaatttcttattataacTCCTTAGATAATCGTAAAAGtatacgtaattttattattatttatattttcagattattCAAACCACAATGA
- the LOC122572912 gene encoding nuclear cap-binding protein subunit 1, translating to MSRRRVHEEEDGYERAYKKRRRVSENQEIEDRLESLILRVGEKSTSSLESNLEGLASVLEADLGLFRSKILRILTECAIRMPEKCTIYTTLVGLLNAKNFNFGGEFVDYMVKNFKDALKACKWDVARYSLRFLADLVNCHVLSCGSLMQLFDNMLDAANEDGVPQVRRDWYVYAVLSTLPWVGRELYEKKEQELDHLMVTIEIFLNKRSKKHQAALRVWSSDTPHPQEEYLDCLWAQVRKLRQDNWAEKHIPRPYLAFDSILCEALQHNLPTIMPPPHHESYSYPLPTVVFRMFDYTDCPAEGPLLPGSHAIERFLIEEHLKQIINNYFFERKDCAAQLLNFPYKAKIPLDYCIVEVIFGELFRLPAPKHLEICYGSILIELCKLQPSTMPQVLAQATEILFRRIDSMAATAFDRFVWWFAYHLSNFQFRWSWEDWDSCLQRDAEHPRPKFIREVLLKALRLSYYQRIRDMMPGSYADLIPAPPEPIYKYTSEGASSLPGTAAAHELVVSIRRKCTPEEVLNVLNTLPGPRENEETNNFNPLKIDVFVQTLLNLGSKSFSHSFAAIGKFHYVFQVLAETEEAQICILRNMYALWKNHYQMMVVLTDKFLKTGIIECSAIANWIFSKEMVPEFTKLYIWEILHLTIRKKNKHVTKLSTELAEAREKLRRAESRSGSSSEDEDNNKDRNREKPSEDVVERMEEKLETAQADQKNLFLIIFQRFIMILSEHLGRCDTDGIDYNTHWYKWTIGRLQQVFLTHHEQVQKYSSTLETLLFTPDLDPHILDVFHQFVSLRA from the exons atgagtCGCAGAAGAGTAcatgaagaagaagatggaTACG aacGGGCGTATAAGAAACGTAGGAGGGTATCAGAGAATCAAGAGATTGAAGATCGACTTGAATCTCTCATCCTGAGAGTAGGAGAAAAATCTACATCATCCTTAGAGAGCAACCTTGAAGGTCTAGCTTCAGTGTTAGAAGCTGATCTTGGACTATTTCGCAGCAAAATACTTAGGATTCTGACTGAATGTGCAATTAGAATGCCAGagaaatgtacaatttatacCACTCTTGTTGGGTTGTTGAATGCAAAGAACTTTAATTTTGGTGGTGAATTTGTTGACTACATGGTAAAGAACTTTAAAGACGCATTAAAAGCTTGTAAATGGGATGTAGCTAGATATTCATTAAGATTTCTAGCTGATTTAGTAAACTGCCATGTTTTATCTTGTGGATCTTTAATGCAATTGTTTGACAATATGTTAGATGCTGCTAATGAAGATGGTGTACCTCAAGTAAGACGAGATTG gTATGTCTATGCTGTATTATCAACATTACCATGGGTAGGAAgagaattatatgaaaaaaaggaacaagaatTAGACCATTTGATGGttacaatagaaatatttttaaataaaagaagtaaaaagcATCAAGCAGCATTAAGAGTATGGTCAAGTGATACACCTCACCCCCAGGAAGAATATTTAGATTGCTTATGGGCTCAAGTGAGAAAACTTAGGCAAGACAATTGGGCAGAAAAACATATTCCTAGACCATATCTTGCGTTTGACTCAATATTATGCGAAGCATTGCAACACAATTTACCTACTATAATGCCACCGCCGCATCATGAGTCTTATTCCTATCCGCTACCTACAGTAGTTTTCCGCATGTTTGATTACACAGATTGTCCAGCTGAAGGACCGCTATTACCTGGAAGCCATGCTATAGAACGTTTTCTTATAGAGGaacatttaaaacaaattatcaataactatttctttgaaagaaaagattg TGCAGCCCAACTATTGAACTTTCCATATAAAGCAAAAATACCATTGGATTATTGTATAGTTGAAGTAATATTTGGTGAATTGTTTAGACTACCAGCTCCAAAGCATTTAGAAATATGTTATGGGTCGATTTTGATTGAACTTTGCAAATTACAACCATCAACAATGCCACAG GTTTTAGCACAAGCAACAGAGATTTTATTCCGTCGCATAGACAGTATGGCCGCAACTGCTTTTGATCGTTTCGTATGGTGGTTCGCGTATCATTTAAGCAATTTTCAGTTTCGTTGGTCCTGGGAAGATTGGGATTCTTGTTTGCAACGCGATGCAGAACATCCTCGGCcaaaatttattcgagaaGTACTTCTAAAAGCCTTACG ATTATCATATTACCAAAGAATACGGGATATGATGCCAGGATCGTACGCTGACTTAATTCCAGCGCCTCCAGAGcctatttataaatatacttcaGAGGGTGcca GTTCACTTCCGGGCACAGCAGCAGCTCATGAATTGGTCGTTTCTATAAGACGTAAGTGTACTCCAGAAGAAGTTCTCAACGTATTAAATACGTTACCAGGTCCtagagaaaatgaagaaacgaataatttcaatcctTTGAAAATTGATGTTTTTGTACAAACATTATTGAATTTAGGTTCAAAAAGTTTTAGTCACAGTTTCGCGGCGataggaaaatttcattatgttTTTCAA GTTCTTGCTGAAACAGAAGAAGCTCAAATATGCATTTTGAGAAATATGTATGCATTATGGAAGAATCACTATCAAATGATGGTAGTCTTGACTGATAAATTCTTGAAAACTGGTATTATTGAATGTAGTGCAATCGCAAATTGgatattttctaaagaaatgGTGCCAGAATTTACcaa attatatatttGGGAAATTCTTCATTTAACAAtccgaaagaaaaacaaacatGTAACAAAGTTAAGCACAGAATTAGCGGAAGCTCGTGAAAAATTGAGAAGAGCAGAAAGTAGGTCAGGTTCATCGTCAGAAGATGAAGACAATAATAAAGACAGGAATAGGGAAAAACCTTCAGAAGATGTTGTagaaagaatggaagaaaagcTGGAAACAGCTCAAGCAGatcaaaaaaatttgttccttATCATTTTCCAA cGTTTTATAATGATTCTATCGGAACATTTAGGACGCTGTGATACTGACGGTATAGATTATAATACTCACTGGTACAAATGGACCATAGGCAGACTACAGCAAGTGTTCCTAACT CATCATGAGCAGGTTCAAAAGTATTCATCGACATTAGAAACTTTACTTTTTACACCAGATCTGGATCCGCATATCTTGGATGTTTTCCATCAGTTTGTCTCTCTACGAGCGTAA
- the LOC122572924 gene encoding putative RNA-binding protein Luc7-like 1 isoform X4 — protein MDLGECPQIHDLALRADYEAAQKKKDHFYDIDAMEHLQNFIADCDRRTEQAKQRLAETQEELSAEVAAKANNVHVLAEEIGKKLAKAEQLGEEGFVEESMKLMGEIDELRKKKNEAEQEYRNSMPASSYQQQKLRVCEVCSAYLGIHDNDRRLADHFGGKLHLGFIKIREKLAELQKTVEERRKEKRESLLDRRRDRDRDDRDRDRDSRRGGLGYRDKERDRDRDRDRDRDRDRDRDRDRDRDRDRDRDRDRDRDRDRERRDRDRRKSRSRSRSRGKRSKRSRSSSRSRRSRSRRSGSNDRKR, from the exons ATGGACCTGGGAGAATGCCCCCAGATTCACGACTTGGCCTTACGGGCTGACTATGAAGCTgcacaaaagaaaaaggaccATTTCTACGACATTGAT GCTATGgaacatttacaaaattttatcgcCGATTGCGATCGTCGTACAGAACAAGCAAAACAACGACTCGCGGAAACGCAGGAAGAGCTTAGCGCCGAAGTGGCGGCGAAAGCAAATAACGTTCATGTACTCGCAGAAGAAATTGGCAAAAAATTGGCGAAAGCTGAGCAACTTGGCGAAGAAGGCTTTGTCGAAGAATCGATGAAGCTTATGGGTGAGATTGACGAGttacgaaagaagaagaacgaggCTGAACAAGAATATCGAAACAGTATGCCGGCATCCAGTTATCAGCAACAGAAGCTAAGAGTATGTGAAGTTTGCAGTGCATATCTTGGAATTCATGATAATGATCGACGATTAGCTGATCATTTCGGTGGAAAATTACATCTGGGCTTCATCAAGATCCGTGAGAAATTGGCAGAGCTTCAAAAAACCGTGGAAGAAAGacgtaaagaaaaaagagaatcaTTGTTAGATAGACGCAGAGACAGAGATAGAGATGACCGCGACAGAGATCGAGACAGTCGACGTGGAGGATTGGGTTATAGAGACAAAGAACGAGATCGTGATCGTGATCGTGATCGTGATCGTGATCGAGATCGTGATCGTGACCGAGACAGAGACCGTGACCGCGACCGCGATCGTGATCGTGATCGTGACAGAGATCGAGATCGCGAACGCAGAGATAGAGATAGGAGAAAGTCTCGCTCACGAAGTCGCAGTCGTGGAAAAAG ATCGAAACGTTCACGGAGTAGTAGCCGTAGTCGTCGATCCCGTTCTCGTCGTAGTGGGTCCAATGATCGGAAAAGATAA
- the LOC122572919 gene encoding protein pellino isoform X1: MPVTKRIPCPSRSDGGSSESPLLVEEGETVGAPHSPRSKHNHNHTHANPHRSHSYRHEKPKQLIKYGELVILGYNGFLPPGDRGRRRSKFVLFKRPVPNGVKRSKHYIVKTPHSSQAILNTKQHSISYTLSRTQAVIVEYTEDEGTDMFQVGRSSESPIDFVVMDTCAGGSDGSNEGRVAQSTISRFACRILADRSDPRIARIYAAGFDSSRNIFLGEKATKWQENREIDGLTTNGVLIMHPRGQFCGGEAQCGFWREVSVGGGVFSLRESRSAQQKGNVVEDENNILQDGTLIDLCGATLLWRSAEGLAKSPTKHDLEELVDAINAGRPQCPVGLNTLVIPRKAAADSAQQQPYVYLKCGHVQGLHDWGQEKDKATRRCPMCLVAGSVVKLSMGIEPAFYVDCGPPTYAFRPCGHMATEKTVKYWEKVAIPHGTNGYIAICPFCAVPLEGTPGYVKLIFQDNVD; this comes from the exons ATGCCAGTAACTAAACGTATTCCATGCCCTTCGCG aTCTGACGGTGGTAGCAGTGAAAGTCCATTACTTgtggaagaaggagaaacagTTGGTGCACCTCACAGTCCACGCAGCAAACATAATCACAATCATACACATGCTAATCCTCATAGGTCCCACAGTTACCGCCATGAAAAACCAAAACAGCTAATAAAATATGGAGAATTAGTTATTCTTGG ttacaATGGATTCCTTCCACCAGGGGATagaggaaggagaagaagTAAGTTCGTTTTGTTCAAAAGACCTGTACCAAATGGCGTGAAACGCAGTAAACATTACATCGTTAAAACACCTCATAGTTCGCAAGCTATTCTTAATACAAAACAGCATTCGATATCGTATACTCTTTCTCGAACACAAGCCGTTATCGTGGAGTATACCGAAGATGAAGGAACTGATATGTTTCAG gtTGGACGTTCTTCCGAATCTCCTATCGACTTTGTTGTTATGGACACATGTGCAGGCGGTAGTGACGGTTCGAACGAAGGACGCGTTGCTCAAAGTACAATTAGCAGGTTTGCCTGTCGAATTCTCGCCGATCGATCGGATCCTAGAATCGCCAGAATATATGCTGCAGGTTTTGATAGTtcaagaaatatctttttaggA GAAAAAGCAACAAAGTGGCAAGAAAATCGTGAGATTGATGGGCTCACAACAAATGGCGTTTTAATAATGCATCCGCGGGGTCAGTTTTGTGGCGGTGAAGCACAGTGTGGTTTTTGGAGAGAAGTCAGCGTAGGTGGAGGAGTTTTCTCGTTAAGGGAAAGTCGAAGTGCCCAACAAAAAGGAAATGTCGTAGAAGATGAGAACAATATTCTGCAAGATGGAACTTTGATCGACCTTTGCGGTGCCACGTTACTTTGGAGATCAGCGGAAGGTCTGGCAAAGTCGCCA ACAAAGCATGATTTAGAAGAACTAGTTGATGCTATAAATGCCGGAAGACCACAATGCCCCGTTGGTTTAAATACATTAGTTATACCACGTAAAGCAGCTGCAGATTCAGCACAACAACAACCATATGTCTATTTGAAATGTGGACATGTACAAGGTCTCCATGATTGGGGTCAAGAAAAAGACAAAGCCACTAGAAGGTGTCCAATGTGTCTAGTAGCCGGTTCAGTAGTTAAACTTTCTATGGGAATAGAACCTGCATTTTATGTGGATTGTGGCCCGCCTACTTATGCATTTAGGCCTTGTGGACACATGGCTACAGAAAAAACTGTCAA ATATTGGGAGAAAGTTGCAATTCCACATGGTACAAATGGTTATATTGCAATTTGTCCGTTTTGCGCAGTCCCTCTTGAAGGAACACCAGGATATGTAAAACTGATTTTCCAAGATAATGTAGATTGA